In Nicotiana tabacum cultivar K326 chromosome 2, ASM71507v2, whole genome shotgun sequence, the following proteins share a genomic window:
- the LOC107792235 gene encoding uncharacterized protein LOC107792235: MQMRDLSREHNPKPKGALPSGIIENPKGNESGPTSHCMAITTRSGKVLQGENEQIVGVDDLEQEVEAQVEVPIVIEVEKLPKGVKVQEENHEKVKEKAKEAPKYLAQIPRPSPLFPQRLARRVDDSKFEKIYDILKQLSVNIPFVEVFQEMSGFAKYLKDLITKKRTTKNEVVNVTHRVSSIIATTIVEKKEDPGAFTIPCTIGLRDFARALCDNVASINLMPLAIYKQAGLSIPRPTSMRLQMADRSIKIPVGIIDDVLVKVGKFLLSADFVILDCAVDKEIPIILGRPFLATGRALMDSERNEIKFRVNDEEVTFQASKVMKFPHAYEGISVNDVVDEVEDASEMKMEEECLGEALAAILVNFDGENMEGYMESMNALEGHGSYTYAPKKFSLDLENRATPPSKPSIIEPPQLELKPLPPYLRYKFLGSNDTLPVIVPSLLNDVHVDHLSNVLREHQ; the protein is encoded by the coding sequence ATGCAAATGAGAGATTTGTCAAGAGAGCATAATCCAAAGCCGAAGGGCGCACTCCCAAGTGGCATAATTGAAAACCCTAAAGGAAATGAGAGTGGTCCAACTTCTCATTGCATGGCAATCACCACGCGAAGCGGAAAGGTACTTCAAGGAGAAAATGAACAAATTGTGGGagtagatgatcttgagcaagagGTTGAAGCACAAGTTGAAGTGCCGATTGTTATTGAAGTTGAAAAGCTCCCAAAAGGAGTAAAAGTCCAAGAAGAAAATCATGAAAAGGTAAAGGAAAAGGCGAAAGAGGCACCAAAATATCTAGCACAAATTCCTAGACCTTCCCCTCTGTTCCCTCAAAGACTTGCTAGGAGGGTTGATGATAGCAAATTCGAGAAAATTTATGACATTCTCAAGCAATTATCGGTGAACATACCATTTGTGGAAGTCTTTcaagagatgtcgggttttgctaaATACTTAAAGGACTTGATAACCAAGAAACGAACCACCAagaatgaagtggtgaatgtgactcacCGGGTTAGCTCCATTATTGCAACAACCATCgttgaaaagaaagaagacccgGGAGCATTCaccattccatgcactattggctTGCGAGATTTTGCAAGGGCTCTTTGTGACAATGTGGCTAGCATTAACTTGATGCCTCTTGCCATTTACAAGCAAGCGGGGTTAAGCATTCCGAGACCTACAagcatgaggttgcaaatggccgatcgttcAATCAAAATACCagtgggaattattgatgatgtcctagTGAAAGTGGGAAAGTTCCTCCTTTCGGCCGATTTTGTGATCCTTGACTGTGCCGTTGACAAAGAAATCCCTATCATCTTGGGGAGGCCATTCCTTGCTACCGGAAGAGCACTTATGGATTCGGAACGAAATGAAATCAAGTTCCGAGTTAATGATGAAGAGGTCACCTTCCAAGCAAGTAAAGTTATGAAGTTTCCACATGCATATGAAGGCATCTCAGTCAATGATGTTGTTGATGAGGTAGAGGACGCAAGTGAAATGAAGATGGAAGAAGAATGCCTAGGTGAGGCTTTGGCGGCGATATTGGTAAATTTCGATGGTGAAAACATGGAGGGGTACATGGAATCGATGAATGCATTAGAAGGACATGGGTCTTACACTTACGCACCAAAGAAGTTTTCTCTTGACTTAGAGAATAGAGCCACTCCCCCATCAAAGCCTTCAATTATTGAGCCGCCACAACTTGAACTCAAGCCACTTCCACCATActtaaggtataaatttcttggctctaATGATACTTTACCGGTAATTGTTCCTTCCTTGTTGAATGATGTGCATGTAGATCATTTATCGAATGTCCTAAGGGAACATCAATAA